Genomic segment of Nilaparvata lugens isolate BPH chromosome 6, ASM1435652v1, whole genome shotgun sequence:
tcttctaaaGCAATCTTTTCTTGATGCTAATATTAACCATAATGGGAACTCTTCATTTTGCAGTGAAAAAAATCGATTACATGATCTCCTCTCTTCAAAATTGCCAACAAaactatcataaaaaataattcatttttttttttaattaataattttttctcaacaGGGTGCCCCCGAAATTCATCAGAGCGACCAGGGGCGCATCGAAGGCGATATACGGCACACGGAGTGGCTACCCGATATTCAGCGGCCCCCGTAAGGTGGTGGTGGGGAGCACCAGTCTCAAGAGGGAGATAGGCTCTCCCCCCTCCGGATTTCCCTCATCACATGGACGGAGGGTGAGACGGCGGAAAACTGTGAAAAGGGCCAAGAAACCCAGCCGAAGGCCTTCCTCATATTCGGCCTATGGGCTGCCTGTCTACGCCAAGAAGTACAAGTACTATGTACCCAGCCGACCTGTCAGGTATAAGACAAGGTATATCGATATTACAATTATCTTTTTTccttagggctactttttaatatagatatgaatataaatctgagcaactttttaaaattatttcgtcacgacatgtttcggctactaatgccgttttcaagtttttattaatttattacaaaatatatttagaaaaataatgttttatcaaattattattttatcgatattacaatatatgatacaagatattttatcaatttattatcaatttagcCTAGATTCAAGATTGTGTGATTGAAGGTGTatgatttgaaatgattagaggTCAAACtgatatttgttgaaacttGAGCAGATCCCTTAGCTAGCTTGACATTTTGAGAGAATGAAACGTGAAATCCGAAATTTCTACTTCTCATGCAGAATTTGGTAAAATTGAAGatttctgtggaaaatcaatttttctcGGAAGTCACCATTTTTCAATTGGACTCACAAAACTTGATTGAATTTGCAAAAGAGttcaatgattaatttattcaatatccaATGCATATTGTGATATCTTTTTTAGAGTGAGAGTTCCTGGTTCGAGTTATTTTGATGAGAATAATCGATGCCTTGTGTAACGTTTCTCATATTGCGATTTCTTATTCGAATCGCTTTTATTATCTATACACTATTTTGCTGTTTCAAACACCGACATGCACTCAATTATTCATGAGAATAAATGATTTAAGTAATTATTGAGtgaactaataaattaatcattagTTTATTTAtcgactggagtactttcaggTGTCAGGCAGccatttgatttatttatttatttattcatggataCAATCACAGATCAAATATGATTTGGGGAGAACAACAGGCTTCCTAAGCTAACTTAATTCCTGGACTGATTGATCTTTGAACAATATTGttcttattcataattttactattttatttgtaatgatAGACCTAATAAATAAGTTCTCTTCTTGGAATTCCCTTTCTTTGTATGAGAGATCAACTCActcattcataaaaaactaatccatgataattgaaatttcaggCCGAAACCCGTGGCAAGGCTTAAACTGCGAATCCCAACCTACACCCAGTTGCAAGATCCCGACGACTATGAGGAAGAAGACAAGCCCTACATGCCAGACGAGACCTACGACTATTTCGACGAGCCCAAGCCGCAGGTGATGAGTATCACCCCGATAAAACCCCGTCCCCGGCCCGTCATCACCGTGAtccacaagaagaagaagaaaaagagaataaaaatctCCAAACCGAAATCGACAACTCCACGCACAGAAGACGATGATGAAGATACACGAGGACATGAGGATGAAGATGAGGATGAAGACGAAGGATATCACAGGAAGCCATCTTCGAAACCTCACCGATATCACGGAGAAGAACATCGCCATAAATACACACACGACTCAGACGGTTCATACACACAAACCCCGAATTACAAAGAACCTCCAAAGTTCATCCCCCCATACATAATGACCTCAAACACCTACGGTGGGGGAGCAGAGCACAACCATGCATATCAAAACCATGGGTATTATACCCAGATGCCCCCACAGTATTCACCCCCACCCTACACTCCTCCAAGTTTCACCCCTCAAGCGTATTACCCCTCACCCACGTATAATCCCCACCAATACAGGGCTACCGGACCAGCTGATACGGATATTGGCTTCGGACAGGGTATGGAGTATGTGGCCGATAAGAATCCTAGTCCTTGGAAATAGTTTCAATAGTTTTGTAGGCGCTCTAGAGAAAAGAAtccattcaaatttataaaaagaataaaatagacagaataaaaaaaaattaatccaTTCAAAATACAC
This window contains:
- the LOC111048798 gene encoding adhesive plaque matrix protein-like isoform X2; this encodes MTLEMFSSRPCFWAVALILIATACQVNSKVPPKFIRATRGASKAIYGTRSGYPIFSGPRKVVVGSTSLKREIGSPPSGFPSSHGRRVRRRKTVKRAKKPSRRPSSYSAYGLPVYAKKYKYYVPSRPVRYKTRPKPVARLKLRIPTYTQLQDPDDYEEEDKPYMPDETYDYFDEPKPQVMSITPIKPRPRPVITVIHKKKKKKRIKISKPKSTTPRTEDDDEDTRGHEDEDEDEDEGYHRKPSSKPHRYHGEEHRHKYTHDSDGSYTQTPNYKEPPKFIPPYIMTSNTYGGGAEHNHAYQNHGYYTQMPPQYSPPPYTPPSFTPQAYYPSPTYNPHQYRATGPADTDIGFGQGMEYVADKNPSPWK
- the LOC111048798 gene encoding adhesive plaque matrix protein-like isoform X1 → MTLEMFSSRPCVWAVALILIATACQVNSKVPPKFIRATRGASKAIYGTRSGYPIFSGPRKVVVGSTSLKREIGSPPSGFPSSHGRRVRRRKTVKRAKKPSRRPSSYSAYGLPVYAKKYKYYVPSRPVRYKTRPKPVARLKLRIPTYTQLQDPDDYEEEDKPYMPDETYDYFDEPKPQVMSITPIKPRPRPVITVIHKKKKKKRIKISKPKSTTPRTEDDDEDTRGHEDEDEDEDEGYHRKPSSKPHRYHGEEHRHKYTHDSDGSYTQTPNYKEPPKFIPPYIMTSNTYGGGAEHNHAYQNHGYYTQMPPQYSPPPYTPPSFTPQAYYPSPTYNPHQYRATGPADTDIGFGQGMEYVADKNPSPWK
- the LOC111048798 gene encoding adhesive plaque matrix protein-like isoform X3; the encoded protein is MTLEMFSSRPCVWAVALILIATACQVNSKVPPKFIRATRGASKAIYGTRSGYPIFSGPRKVVVGSTSLKREIGSPPSGFPSSHGRRVRRRKTVKRAKKPSRRPSSYSAYGLPVYAKKYKYYVPSRPVRPKPVARLKLRIPTYTQLQDPDDYEEEDKPYMPDETYDYFDEPKPQVMSITPIKPRPRPVITVIHKKKKKKRIKISKPKSTTPRTEDDDEDTRGHEDEDEDEDEGYHRKPSSKPHRYHGEEHRHKYTHDSDGSYTQTPNYKEPPKFIPPYIMTSNTYGGGAEHNHAYQNHGYYTQMPPQYSPPPYTPPSFTPQAYYPSPTYNPHQYRATGPADTDIGFGQGMEYVADKNPSPWK